The Deltaproteobacteria bacterium genomic interval GCCCGGCTTCGCGCTGCTGCGCGTCGGCGAACAGCCGATGGTCCGACCACAGCGTGCAGCCAAGAAACCGCACGCCCTCGAAGTGCCACTCTTCGCATTCGAGGACGTGGATTCGCGATCCCTTCGCGTGTTCGCGAAGCTGCGCGATCGTCGTCTCGAGGTCCGAGCCGTAGAACTCGTGATTGCCGGCGACCACCAGCGTCGGCTGCTCGAACTGCCTGGCCCATTCGATCGAGCCTTGCGCCCGGGCCAGATCGCCGGCGACGACGACGACGTCAGCGTCGGTGCGCGGCACCGGCATGGGATGCACCGACAGGTGCAGGTCGGACAAGAGTTGGATCTTCAATCGCTCACCGCGTTCCGGCATCCTTCACCGCCTTTTGCGCCTTCTCGAGCGCGACGCGTTCGGTCGCGTCGCGCGCGACGGCGACCGAGCCGAGCACATGGCCTGCCTCGTCGCGAACGAGCGAGAAGCTCATCTCGACGTAGAGCTTGGCGCCCGACTTGCTCAGCCCGCGCGTCAGCGTCGGGTGGCCGCTCAGGCGCAGCTTGCCGCTCTGCATCGCGGCGTCGAAGCCGCGCCAGTGCGCGACGCGCAGGCGCTCGGGGATGATCAAGTCGAGGCTGCTGCCGATCGCCTCGCTCGCGGTGAAGCCGAACATCGCCGCGGCGGCTGCGTTCCAGCGCTCGATCACGCCTTCGCGGTTCGCGTAGACGATCGCTTCGGCGGTCTGCGCAATGATCTGTTCGGCAAGCGACGCTGCCGCGCCGTCCGGGCTGGCAGGCTCCGTGGTCGAAGCTGAGTCCATGGACCGATCTCCCTTCGCGCGACGGTCCTCGACGGGCGCGCATCCGTTCGGTGGTAGTCTCGCTCGGCGCGTTGTCAGCCTACCCGTTGTCAGACAGTCGGATCTGTACTGCCGCTTGAGTCGTCCTCGACGACGACGACGCGCTCGTCACCGCGTCGATCAACATCTCCGCGGCAACACGATCGGCGGCATGGAGCGGACGCGCCGCTGGCTCACGGGCACTCGCCGCGATGGGCGACGCTGGTGCCGTCGCCGCCGTCTACGCTCGCTTCCTCGCAGAGCAGGCGGGCGCGGGCCGTGACCTTGCAATGGCTCGCGACGCCGAGCTGGGTCTCGAGGCTGGCGAGCGCCGGCGCGACCCGGGCCTCGTCCTTGATCGTGTGGCACTGGAGATGGTCGCGCTGCTGCGCGCCGCTCGGCGCGGCCGCGGTGAGTGCGAGCATCGCCACGATGCCGCTCGCTCGGCTGATCGTCGTCCTTCGCATGATCGATCCTCCTTGGGGGCTGCCGTCGCGCCGCGCGTCGTGACGATCTCGGCGGGCGGCGACGTCGATGGGCGGAGCATACCGCGCGCCGGAAGGTCGGGTCGACGACGAACCAGCGGAGCATCGCATCCCGATGTCGGCGTCGATGTCCACGTCGCATGCGTGTTTCCGATCCCGAGACGTCAGTGGCCTTTCACCTTCTCGTGATGACCACCGAAGGCATAGCGCATCGCGGAGAGGACACGATCCTGGAACTCGGCCTGGCCGCGCGAGGCGAAACGCTCCATGAGCGCCGCCGCGAGGACGTTCGCCGGCACCGCTTCGTCGATCGCGGCGTCGAGGGTCCAGCGGCCCTCACCGGAGTCCGAGACGTGGCCGGAGAAGCCGTCGAGCTGCGGGTCGCTCGCGAACGCGCGCGCGGTCAGATCGAGCAGCCAGGACGCGATCACGCTGCCGCGCCGCCACACCTCGGTGATCTCGGCGAGATCGAAATCGTACTGGTAGTACTCCGGGTCGCGGAGCGGCGTCGTCTCGGCGTCGGCGGCATGCGCGTGCTTCCCGATGTCGGCATGGCGGAGAATGTTCAGTCCCTCGGCGTACGCCGCCATGAGGCCGTATTCGATGCCGTTGTGCACCATCTTCACGAAGTGACCCGCGCCGCTCGGACCGCAATGCAGGTACCCCTCCTCCGCGGTCGACGTCCGCGACTCGCGGCCCGCCGTCGGCTCGAGCCGTCCGCACCCTGGCGCCAGCGTCTTGAAGATCGGAGCGAGGCGCCGCACGACCTCCGCCTCGCCGCCGATCATGAGACAGTAGCCGCGCTCGAGCCCCCAGACGCCGCCGCTCGTGCCGCAGTCGACGTAGTGGATGCCGCTCGCCGCGAGCCGCTTCGCGCGGTCGACGTCGTCGCGGTAGAACGAGTTGCCGCCGTCGATCACGACGTCGCCGGGCGCGAGCTTCGGGACGAGGTCGGCGAGCGTCTGGTCGACGAGCGCCGCCGGCACCATCAGCCAGAGCGCCCGTGGCGGGGCGAGGGCCGCGACGAGCGCGTCGAGCGAATGCACACCGGTCGCACCCTCGCGTGCGATCGCGTCGACCGCAGTCGGCACGACATCGTACGCGACCACCTCCTGGCCGCCGCGCAGCAAGCGCCGGGTCATGTTGGCGCCCATCCGTCCCATCCCGATCATCCCGAGTTGCATGTCGTCACCCTCCTCCGGTCGTGCGTTTCGGTCGCTTGAGCTTCGGCTCGATCCCCGCGGCGAGGTACGGCTCGATCCACCCGTGGCCCGCTTCGGGCCAGGCGTCGAACATCGGCAGATAGGGCTTGATGTCGAGGATCGGGGTCTCGTCGAGGAGGTCGAGGCCGAGGACGTGGATCTCGCCGCGCGCGACGTCGACCGACTCGAGCGCCACGTTGGTGAGGCCGAGCGGCGACGGGCGGTCGGGCGCGCGGGTCGCGAAGAGGCCGCGTTTGGGGCCGCCCCGCGGAGGCCGCACCTTCGATCCCCACCCGCCGCTGCGGTGGAAATGGAAGAGCAGCCAGATCCGGCCGAAGCCCTCCAGGTCGGCCAGCGCCTCGCGAAACTCCGGCGCGATCTCGATGACGCCCTTCGCATCGGCGGCCGCCGGCGGCTGGTGCGGCGCGTCCTCCCGGCGGGTCCAGGGGGTCCGGGCGCAGCCGATGATGCGGAGCTCGAGCGTCACGGCGCTCCCTACTTATCGCTGCGCGGCGCCGGCCGCGACCGCAGGGCTACCTGCCGAGACGCGGCGAGACGGCGCCCCCGGAGAGCGAGCGGTCTCCTCGGGGATACGCTCCGAGACAGCGCCCCGAACGGCGCGCTATTTCACGATCGGGATCCCGCACAGCGGCCCGACCACGTCGACGGCGGACTTCGCCACCGTCAGCGCGCCCGTGAGCGTATTGAACGCGCAGAGATCGAGGCATCCCGATTTGTGGTACCCATCGCAGTCCCAGTGCTTCGCGGGGGGCAACGGGTTGCTGTTGGCCGGATAGAGGAGCGCGGTCTGCGGCGTGGAGTG includes:
- the gnd gene encoding decarboxylating 6-phosphogluconate dehydrogenase; this translates as MQLGMIGMGRMGANMTRRLLRGGQEVVAYDVVPTAVDAIAREGATGVHSLDALVAALAPPRALWLMVPAALVDQTLADLVPKLAPGDVVIDGGNSFYRDDVDRAKRLAASGIHYVDCGTSGGVWGLERGYCLMIGGEAEVVRRLAPIFKTLAPGCGRLEPTAGRESRTSTAEEGYLHCGPSGAGHFVKMVHNGIEYGLMAAYAEGLNILRHADIGKHAHAADAETTPLRDPEYYQYDFDLAEITEVWRRGSVIASWLLDLTARAFASDPQLDGFSGHVSDSGEGRWTLDAAIDEAVPANVLAAALMERFASRGQAEFQDRVLSAMRYAFGGHHEKVKGH
- a CDS encoding PAS domain S-box protein, with the protein product MDSASTTEPASPDGAAASLAEQIIAQTAEAIVYANREGVIERWNAAAAAMFGFTASEAIGSSLDLIIPERLRVAHWRGFDAAMQSGKLRLSGHPTLTRGLSKSGAKLYVEMSFSLVRDEAGHVLGSVAVARDATERVALEKAQKAVKDAGTR
- the tsaA gene encoding tRNA (N6-threonylcarbamoyladenosine(37)-N6)-methyltransferase TrmO, coding for MTLELRIIGCARTPWTRREDAPHQPPAAADAKGVIEIAPEFREALADLEGFGRIWLLFHFHRSGGWGSKVRPPRGGPKRGLFATRAPDRPSPLGLTNVALESVDVARGEIHVLGLDLLDETPILDIKPYLPMFDAWPEAGHGWIEPYLAAGIEPKLKRPKRTTGGG